A region of Gadus morhua chromosome 18, gadMor3.0, whole genome shotgun sequence DNA encodes the following proteins:
- the LOC115531659 gene encoding mucin-13 isoform X1: MARFKGCAFFVVFLLLVAGCQTGVPTTTPGVSTTTPGVSTTTPEVPITTTGVPTTNTGVPTTTPDVTTAPPSTSGVPTTTPGVPTTTPGVSTTTPGVSTTTPEVPITTTGVPTTTTGVPTTTPEVSTTTPGVPTTTPEVPTTTTGVPTTTPEVPTTTPEVPTTTTGVPTTTPDVTTAPPSTSDPCNQNSCGGGSTCQRRFNETYTCLCLVGMNYDETERQCADAKVFPGKLELRLTWDKQLKIKTSECFEKQSEIIIATLSKTFKDLDLMYLKSTVLEFNPSESVEMNLRKNKNTIATVENLFRLSSNANNSWVTDTVLKAIINDKLIASFNATNLCDRNACDKATANCKTGDEGSFNCSCVPGYLASKFSTRACFACPSGERPYNDTHCYPCAFGKSGFNCEESWQLALVIVGSVLGGLLFLMAIVVGVLSCRPSRKSSKKTSGTEEDTATYYSHSLAKAPLINPNGPMPVAANGFPKIPRATSTRDPLGGGRMEMTPNNSQLIAGPRAGHAAPHVQNRDPYEQNRATTNPYVQNREPYEQNQATTNPYVQNRDPYEQNRATTNPYVQNRDPYEQNRAMNNPYVQNQAYNNKKRGYTNSNYMHDDERSY, translated from the exons ATGGCGCGATTTAAGGGTTGTGCGTTCTTCGTTGTGTTTTTGCTTTTGGTAGCTGGGTGCCAAACAG GTGTCCCCACCACCACTCCAGGTGTCTCCACCACCACTCCAGGTGTCTCCACCACCACTCCAGAAGTCCCCATCACCACTACAGGTGTCCCCACCACCAATACAGGTGTCCCCACCACCACTCCAGACGTCACCACTGCCCCGCCTTCCACCTCTG GTGTCCCCACCACCACTCCAGGTGTCCCCACCACCACTCCAGGTGTCTCCACCACCACTCCAGGTGTCTCCACCACCACTCCAGAAGTCCCCATCACCACTACAGGTgtccccaccaccactacaggTGTCCCCACCACGACTCCAGAAGTCTCCACCACCACTCCAGGTGTTCCCACCACCACTCCAGAAgtccccaccaccactacaggtgtccccaccaccactccagaagtccccaccaccactccagaagtccccaccaccactacaggTGTCCCCACCACCACTCCAGACGTCACCACTGCCCCGCCTTCCACCTCTG ATCCATGTAACCAGAATTCCTGCGGTGGTGGGAGTACTTGCCAGAGACGATTTAATGAAACCTACACCTGCCTGTGCTTGGTGGGAATGAATTACGATGAGACTGAAAGGCAGTGTGCAGATG CCAAGGTGTTCCCTGGCAAACTTGAACTGCGGCTGACATGGGATAAACAGCTGAAAATTAAAACATCAGAATGCTTCGAAAAACAATCCGAAATCATTATTGCTACG CTCAGCAAAACCTTCAAAGATCTGGATCTAATGTACCTTAAGAGTACAGTATTGGAGTTCAA TCCTAGTGAATCTGTCGAGATGAACctgaggaaaaacaaaaatacaatagCAACTGTGGAAAACCTCTTTCGACTCAGTTCTAACGCTAACAACAGTTGGGTTACAGACACAGTGTTGAAAGCTATTATAAATGACAAACTGATCGCATCATTCAATG CTACAAATTTGTGTGATCGAAATGCCTGTGATAAAGCGACTGCAAATTGTAAAACAGGCGACGAAGGATCATTCAACTGTTCTTGTGTTCCTGGTTATCTCGCTTCTAAGTTCAGCACCAGAGCATGTTTTG CTTGTCCCAGTGGAGAGAGGCCCTACAATGATACTCATTGTTATCC TTGTGCCTTCGGAAAATCTGGATTTAACTGTGAAGAAT CCTGGCAACTGGCACTGGTGATCGTTGGGTCTGTCTTGGGAGGTCTGCTCTTCCTCATGGCCATTGTTGTAGGTGTGTTGTCATGCAG GCCTTCAAGGAAGAGCAGCAAGAAGACGTCGGGCACGGAGGAGGACACGGCTACATACTACAGCCACTCTCTTGCCAAGGCGCCGCTCATAAACCCCAATGGACCTATGCCGGTCGCCGCAAACGGGTTCCCCAAGATACCAAGGGCCACATCCACCAGGGACCCACTTGGAGGGGGCCGCATGGAGATGACCCCCAataacagccagctcatcgctGGTCCGAGGGCCGGCCATGCAGCG cCCCACGTTCAGAACCGAGACCCCTATGAGCAGAACCGAGCGACGACCAACCCCTACGTTCAGAACCGGGAACCCTATGAGCAGAACCAAGCGACAACCAACCCCTACGTTCAGAACCGGGACCCCTATGAGCAGAACCGAGCGACGACCAACCCCTACGTTCAGAACCGGGACCCCTATGAGCAGAACCGAGCCATGAACAACCCCTACGTTCAGAACCAGGCTTACAACAATAAGAAGCGAGGATACACAAATTCAAACTACATGCACGACGATGAGAGAAGCTATTAA
- the LOC115531659 gene encoding mucin-13 isoform X3 gives MARFKGCAFFVVFLLLVAGCQTGVPTTTPGVSTTTPGVSTTTPEVPITTTGVPTTNTGVPTTTPDVTTAPPSTSGVPTTTPGVPTTTPGVSTTTPGVPTTTPEVSTTTPGVPTTTPEVPTTTTGVPTTTPEVPTTTPEVPTTTTGVPTTTPDVTTAPPSTSDPCNQNSCGGGSTCQRRFNETYTCLCLVGMNYDETERQCADAKVFPGKLELRLTWDKQLKIKTSECFEKQSEIIIATLSKTFKDLDLMYLKSTVLEFNPSESVEMNLRKNKNTIATVENLFRLSSNANNSWVTDTVLKAIINDKLIASFNATNLCDRNACDKATANCKTGDEGSFNCSCVPGYLASKFSTRACFACPSGERPYNDTHCYPCAFGKSGFNCEESWQLALVIVGSVLGGLLFLMAIVVGVLSCRPSRKSSKKTSGTEEDTATYYSHSLAKAPLINPNGPMPVAANGFPKIPRATSTRDPLGGGRMEMTPNNSQLIAGPRAGHAAPHVQNRDPYEQNRATTNPYVQNREPYEQNQATTNPYVQNRDPYEQNRATTNPYVQNRDPYEQNRAMNNPYVQNQAYNNKKRGYTNSNYMHDDERSY, from the exons ATGGCGCGATTTAAGGGTTGTGCGTTCTTCGTTGTGTTTTTGCTTTTGGTAGCTGGGTGCCAAACAG GTGTCCCCACCACCACTCCAGGTGTCTCCACCACCACTCCAGGTGTCTCCACCACCACTCCAGAAGTCCCCATCACCACTACAGGTGTCCCCACCACCAATACAGGTGTCCCCACCACCACTCCAGACGTCACCACTGCCCCGCCTTCCACCTCTG GTGTCCCCACCACCACTCCAGGTGTCCCCACCACCACTCCAGGTGTCTCCACCACCACTCCAG gTGTCCCCACCACGACTCCAGAAGTCTCCACCACCACTCCAGGTGTTCCCACCACCACTCCAGAAgtccccaccaccactacaggtgtccccaccaccactccagaagtccccaccaccactccagaagtccccaccaccactacaggTGTCCCCACCACCACTCCAGACGTCACCACTGCCCCGCCTTCCACCTCTG ATCCATGTAACCAGAATTCCTGCGGTGGTGGGAGTACTTGCCAGAGACGATTTAATGAAACCTACACCTGCCTGTGCTTGGTGGGAATGAATTACGATGAGACTGAAAGGCAGTGTGCAGATG CCAAGGTGTTCCCTGGCAAACTTGAACTGCGGCTGACATGGGATAAACAGCTGAAAATTAAAACATCAGAATGCTTCGAAAAACAATCCGAAATCATTATTGCTACG CTCAGCAAAACCTTCAAAGATCTGGATCTAATGTACCTTAAGAGTACAGTATTGGAGTTCAA TCCTAGTGAATCTGTCGAGATGAACctgaggaaaaacaaaaatacaatagCAACTGTGGAAAACCTCTTTCGACTCAGTTCTAACGCTAACAACAGTTGGGTTACAGACACAGTGTTGAAAGCTATTATAAATGACAAACTGATCGCATCATTCAATG CTACAAATTTGTGTGATCGAAATGCCTGTGATAAAGCGACTGCAAATTGTAAAACAGGCGACGAAGGATCATTCAACTGTTCTTGTGTTCCTGGTTATCTCGCTTCTAAGTTCAGCACCAGAGCATGTTTTG CTTGTCCCAGTGGAGAGAGGCCCTACAATGATACTCATTGTTATCC TTGTGCCTTCGGAAAATCTGGATTTAACTGTGAAGAAT CCTGGCAACTGGCACTGGTGATCGTTGGGTCTGTCTTGGGAGGTCTGCTCTTCCTCATGGCCATTGTTGTAGGTGTGTTGTCATGCAG GCCTTCAAGGAAGAGCAGCAAGAAGACGTCGGGCACGGAGGAGGACACGGCTACATACTACAGCCACTCTCTTGCCAAGGCGCCGCTCATAAACCCCAATGGACCTATGCCGGTCGCCGCAAACGGGTTCCCCAAGATACCAAGGGCCACATCCACCAGGGACCCACTTGGAGGGGGCCGCATGGAGATGACCCCCAataacagccagctcatcgctGGTCCGAGGGCCGGCCATGCAGCG cCCCACGTTCAGAACCGAGACCCCTATGAGCAGAACCGAGCGACGACCAACCCCTACGTTCAGAACCGGGAACCCTATGAGCAGAACCAAGCGACAACCAACCCCTACGTTCAGAACCGGGACCCCTATGAGCAGAACCGAGCGACGACCAACCCCTACGTTCAGAACCGGGACCCCTATGAGCAGAACCGAGCCATGAACAACCCCTACGTTCAGAACCAGGCTTACAACAATAAGAAGCGAGGATACACAAATTCAAACTACATGCACGACGATGAGAGAAGCTATTAA
- the LOC115531659 gene encoding mucin-13 isoform X2: MARFKGCAFFVVFLLLVAGCQTGVPTTTPGVSTTTPGVSTTTPEVPITTTGVPTTNTGVPTTTPDVTTAPPSTSGVPTTTPGVSTTTPGVSTTTPEVPITTTGVPTTTTGVPTTTPEVSTTTPGVPTTTPEVPTTTTGVPTTTPEVPTTTPEVPTTTTGVPTTTPDVTTAPPSTSDPCNQNSCGGGSTCQRRFNETYTCLCLVGMNYDETERQCADAKVFPGKLELRLTWDKQLKIKTSECFEKQSEIIIATLSKTFKDLDLMYLKSTVLEFNPSESVEMNLRKNKNTIATVENLFRLSSNANNSWVTDTVLKAIINDKLIASFNATNLCDRNACDKATANCKTGDEGSFNCSCVPGYLASKFSTRACFACPSGERPYNDTHCYPCAFGKSGFNCEESWQLALVIVGSVLGGLLFLMAIVVGVLSCRPSRKSSKKTSGTEEDTATYYSHSLAKAPLINPNGPMPVAANGFPKIPRATSTRDPLGGGRMEMTPNNSQLIAGPRAGHAAPHVQNRDPYEQNRATTNPYVQNREPYEQNQATTNPYVQNRDPYEQNRATTNPYVQNRDPYEQNRAMNNPYVQNQAYNNKKRGYTNSNYMHDDERSY; the protein is encoded by the exons ATGGCGCGATTTAAGGGTTGTGCGTTCTTCGTTGTGTTTTTGCTTTTGGTAGCTGGGTGCCAAACAG GTGTCCCCACCACCACTCCAGGTGTCTCCACCACCACTCCAGGTGTCTCCACCACCACTCCAGAAGTCCCCATCACCACTACAGGTGTCCCCACCACCAATACAGGTGTCCCCACCACCACTCCAGACGTCACCACTGCCCCGCCTTCCACCTCTG GTGTCCCCACCACCACTCCAGGTGTCTCCACCACCACTCCAGGTGTCTCCACCACCACTCCAGAAGTCCCCATCACCACTACAGGTgtccccaccaccactacaggTGTCCCCACCACGACTCCAGAAGTCTCCACCACCACTCCAGGTGTTCCCACCACCACTCCAGAAgtccccaccaccactacaggtgtccccaccaccactccagaagtccccaccaccactccagaagtccccaccaccactacaggTGTCCCCACCACCACTCCAGACGTCACCACTGCCCCGCCTTCCACCTCTG ATCCATGTAACCAGAATTCCTGCGGTGGTGGGAGTACTTGCCAGAGACGATTTAATGAAACCTACACCTGCCTGTGCTTGGTGGGAATGAATTACGATGAGACTGAAAGGCAGTGTGCAGATG CCAAGGTGTTCCCTGGCAAACTTGAACTGCGGCTGACATGGGATAAACAGCTGAAAATTAAAACATCAGAATGCTTCGAAAAACAATCCGAAATCATTATTGCTACG CTCAGCAAAACCTTCAAAGATCTGGATCTAATGTACCTTAAGAGTACAGTATTGGAGTTCAA TCCTAGTGAATCTGTCGAGATGAACctgaggaaaaacaaaaatacaatagCAACTGTGGAAAACCTCTTTCGACTCAGTTCTAACGCTAACAACAGTTGGGTTACAGACACAGTGTTGAAAGCTATTATAAATGACAAACTGATCGCATCATTCAATG CTACAAATTTGTGTGATCGAAATGCCTGTGATAAAGCGACTGCAAATTGTAAAACAGGCGACGAAGGATCATTCAACTGTTCTTGTGTTCCTGGTTATCTCGCTTCTAAGTTCAGCACCAGAGCATGTTTTG CTTGTCCCAGTGGAGAGAGGCCCTACAATGATACTCATTGTTATCC TTGTGCCTTCGGAAAATCTGGATTTAACTGTGAAGAAT CCTGGCAACTGGCACTGGTGATCGTTGGGTCTGTCTTGGGAGGTCTGCTCTTCCTCATGGCCATTGTTGTAGGTGTGTTGTCATGCAG GCCTTCAAGGAAGAGCAGCAAGAAGACGTCGGGCACGGAGGAGGACACGGCTACATACTACAGCCACTCTCTTGCCAAGGCGCCGCTCATAAACCCCAATGGACCTATGCCGGTCGCCGCAAACGGGTTCCCCAAGATACCAAGGGCCACATCCACCAGGGACCCACTTGGAGGGGGCCGCATGGAGATGACCCCCAataacagccagctcatcgctGGTCCGAGGGCCGGCCATGCAGCG cCCCACGTTCAGAACCGAGACCCCTATGAGCAGAACCGAGCGACGACCAACCCCTACGTTCAGAACCGGGAACCCTATGAGCAGAACCAAGCGACAACCAACCCCTACGTTCAGAACCGGGACCCCTATGAGCAGAACCGAGCGACGACCAACCCCTACGTTCAGAACCGGGACCCCTATGAGCAGAACCGAGCCATGAACAACCCCTACGTTCAGAACCAGGCTTACAACAATAAGAAGCGAGGATACACAAATTCAAACTACATGCACGACGATGAGAGAAGCTATTAA
- the LOC115531659 gene encoding mucin-13 isoform X4, whose translation MARFKGCAFFVVFLLLVAGCQTGVPTTTPGVSTTTPGVSTTTPEVPITTTGVPTTNTGVPTTPGVSTTTPGVSTTTPEVPITTTGVPTTTTGVPTTTPEVSTTTPGVPTTTPEVPTTTTGVPTTTPEVPTTTPEVPTTTTGVPTTTPDVTTAPPSTSDPCNQNSCGGGSTCQRRFNETYTCLCLVGMNYDETERQCADAKVFPGKLELRLTWDKQLKIKTSECFEKQSEIIIATLSKTFKDLDLMYLKSTVLEFNPSESVEMNLRKNKNTIATVENLFRLSSNANNSWVTDTVLKAIINDKLIASFNATNLCDRNACDKATANCKTGDEGSFNCSCVPGYLASKFSTRACFACPSGERPYNDTHCYPCAFGKSGFNCEESWQLALVIVGSVLGGLLFLMAIVVGVLSCRPSRKSSKKTSGTEEDTATYYSHSLAKAPLINPNGPMPVAANGFPKIPRATSTRDPLGGGRMEMTPNNSQLIAGPRAGHAAPHVQNRDPYEQNRATTNPYVQNREPYEQNQATTNPYVQNRDPYEQNRATTNPYVQNRDPYEQNRAMNNPYVQNQAYNNKKRGYTNSNYMHDDERSY comes from the exons ATGGCGCGATTTAAGGGTTGTGCGTTCTTCGTTGTGTTTTTGCTTTTGGTAGCTGGGTGCCAAACAG GTGTCCCCACCACCACTCCAGGTGTCTCCACCACCACTCCAGGTGTCTCCACCACCACTCCAGAAGTCCCCATCACCACTACAGGTGTCCCCACCACCAATACAGGTGTCC CCACCACTCCAGGTGTCTCCACCACCACTCCAGGTGTCTCCACCACCACTCCAGAAGTCCCCATCACCACTACAGGTgtccccaccaccactacaggTGTCCCCACCACGACTCCAGAAGTCTCCACCACCACTCCAGGTGTTCCCACCACCACTCCAGAAgtccccaccaccactacaggtgtccccaccaccactccagaagtccccaccaccactccagaagtccccaccaccactacaggTGTCCCCACCACCACTCCAGACGTCACCACTGCCCCGCCTTCCACCTCTG ATCCATGTAACCAGAATTCCTGCGGTGGTGGGAGTACTTGCCAGAGACGATTTAATGAAACCTACACCTGCCTGTGCTTGGTGGGAATGAATTACGATGAGACTGAAAGGCAGTGTGCAGATG CCAAGGTGTTCCCTGGCAAACTTGAACTGCGGCTGACATGGGATAAACAGCTGAAAATTAAAACATCAGAATGCTTCGAAAAACAATCCGAAATCATTATTGCTACG CTCAGCAAAACCTTCAAAGATCTGGATCTAATGTACCTTAAGAGTACAGTATTGGAGTTCAA TCCTAGTGAATCTGTCGAGATGAACctgaggaaaaacaaaaatacaatagCAACTGTGGAAAACCTCTTTCGACTCAGTTCTAACGCTAACAACAGTTGGGTTACAGACACAGTGTTGAAAGCTATTATAAATGACAAACTGATCGCATCATTCAATG CTACAAATTTGTGTGATCGAAATGCCTGTGATAAAGCGACTGCAAATTGTAAAACAGGCGACGAAGGATCATTCAACTGTTCTTGTGTTCCTGGTTATCTCGCTTCTAAGTTCAGCACCAGAGCATGTTTTG CTTGTCCCAGTGGAGAGAGGCCCTACAATGATACTCATTGTTATCC TTGTGCCTTCGGAAAATCTGGATTTAACTGTGAAGAAT CCTGGCAACTGGCACTGGTGATCGTTGGGTCTGTCTTGGGAGGTCTGCTCTTCCTCATGGCCATTGTTGTAGGTGTGTTGTCATGCAG GCCTTCAAGGAAGAGCAGCAAGAAGACGTCGGGCACGGAGGAGGACACGGCTACATACTACAGCCACTCTCTTGCCAAGGCGCCGCTCATAAACCCCAATGGACCTATGCCGGTCGCCGCAAACGGGTTCCCCAAGATACCAAGGGCCACATCCACCAGGGACCCACTTGGAGGGGGCCGCATGGAGATGACCCCCAataacagccagctcatcgctGGTCCGAGGGCCGGCCATGCAGCG cCCCACGTTCAGAACCGAGACCCCTATGAGCAGAACCGAGCGACGACCAACCCCTACGTTCAGAACCGGGAACCCTATGAGCAGAACCAAGCGACAACCAACCCCTACGTTCAGAACCGGGACCCCTATGAGCAGAACCGAGCGACGACCAACCCCTACGTTCAGAACCGGGACCCCTATGAGCAGAACCGAGCCATGAACAACCCCTACGTTCAGAACCAGGCTTACAACAATAAGAAGCGAGGATACACAAATTCAAACTACATGCACGACGATGAGAGAAGCTATTAA